A stretch of Haloprofundus halophilus DNA encodes these proteins:
- the gvpA gene encoding gas vesicle protein GvpA, whose amino-acid sequence MQNTPDSTSLAEVLDRILDKGIVIDIWARVSVVGIEILTVEARIVAASVDTFLHYAHEISKIEQATSGEGDYDINEIEVDTPTHPNEPTT is encoded by the coding sequence ATGCAGAATACTCCAGACAGTACGAGTCTCGCGGAAGTGCTCGACCGCATTCTCGACAAAGGAATCGTCATCGACATCTGGGCGCGGGTGTCGGTCGTCGGTATCGAGATTCTCACCGTCGAGGCTCGTATCGTCGCCGCTTCGGTGGACACGTTCCTGCACTACGCACACGAGATATCGAAGATAGAGCAAGCGACGTCCGGGGAGGGCGACTACGACATCAACGAGATCGAAGTCGACACGCCCACGCATCCGAACGAACCGACGACGTAA